A window of the Chroogloeocystis siderophila 5.2 s.c.1 genome harbors these coding sequences:
- a CDS encoding SRPBCC domain-containing protein, whose translation MKQLNTHIEINASASKVWKILTDFDSYPQWNPFIRVVRGEVKQGARLEVQLQPPGGTPMTFRPKVLVAEPERELRWLGRLLVPGIFTGEHCFQIEPRDRDRIRFIHSEVFSGLLVPFLANSLDTNTKSGFEKMNQALKARAEK comes from the coding sequence GTGAAGCAGTTAAACACCCACATTGAAATCAATGCTTCGGCTAGCAAAGTTTGGAAAATCTTGACCGACTTTGATAGCTATCCACAATGGAACCCGTTTATTCGTGTTGTGAGAGGTGAGGTAAAGCAAGGAGCAAGGTTAGAAGTGCAACTACAACCACCAGGGGGAACCCCGATGACATTTCGCCCTAAAGTTTTGGTCGCTGAACCTGAACGAGAACTGCGTTGGTTAGGACGGTTACTTGTACCAGGAATTTTTACTGGCGAACATTGTTTTCAAATTGAGCCGCGAGATCGCGATCGCATTCGATTTATCCACAGCGAAGTTTTTTCAGGGTTACTCGTTCCCTTTTTAGCAAACAGCTTAGACACCAACACTAAAAGTGGTTTTGAAAAGATGAATCAAGCACTCAAAGCACGCGCAGAAAAATAA